AATGTGGGATATTCTCTTTATTCTGTGTTCCCCATTTACTAAGGAGGAGAGTTTTAGAAAGGTCCTCGCTTTAAGTCTGCCTAGGCCTTTGGTTTCCTGTGGGTGAGGGACTCAACCCAGATGATTTCTAGGCCTCCTTTTACTTCATTTCTTTGAAAGGCTGGAATGGCCAAGTCCTAATTTTTGTAATCTTTTCTGGTTTTCTAGTAAAAACTTCATCCCTTGCTAGTCATTACAGTATGTTATGACTGTACTAATGAAGTAGGGTTATGCATGTCATCCCCTTTGCTGAACAGTTTATTTTGTCTATAAATAagcttacttttttcttattcttgaaCTTTGACAACGTATTGTCTTGTTTTATTCTGTCTTTTACTTTCCCATTCCCAAACTCACCCCCTtcttctagtgtttttttttttaatgctttttctgATGGATTCCTGAGGATGTAGAAAAGGAGTGATAATGATGTAAAACTTGAGCACCTTCCAGTATAAGTAATTTGAGTTAATGTACATATTGagacatgttttatttttattttatttttaaacccataaccttccatcttagaatcaataccatatattggttctaaggcagaagactggcaagggctgggcaatagggattaagtgacttgccccagggttacccagcaagaaagtgtctgaggctaaatctgaacccaggacctcttgtccctaggcctggctctcaatccactgagctacccagctgccctgtttatttttatacaaaaGCTTCTTTTCCTAGTCAAGTTTTTGTCAGAAAAATAGCCAGTATTTCGCTGACAGGCATCAAGAAGATAGGTATTAAATTCATTTATATAGGTATAGGGAACTtctggaggaggaaactctctCCCAGGACTGTTTGACAATTCCCCAGCTTAGCTTCttagcactgagaagttaagtgatgtgGCCAGGTTCACATAACCAGTTTGTTACAGAGGTGAGACTTGAGACTTGAAGACTTGAGCCCAGGCCTTCTTGGCTTTGCATCTAGTTTTCCACTATTCTAATCTCTAGTAATAGTGTCTCTAATAAACAATCAGACTGACTGGgagtcatttattaagcacaatgTACTCTCCTAGGTGTTTGTGatgataaagaggtaaaagaaaactGCTTGTGCCCTCATTGAGTTTATAATTAACAAGGGAAAGCTGACACAACTACATGCTGACATTAAGAAGCATGAAATGTTGTCAAGATTAGagggtttttttattttgaaggaaaatCTGAACCTCAGAAGGAAGGGGGAGGCTTCTTGGAGGGGTTGGCCTTTCAGAGACAAGTAGAagtctttttttattcttattgctGATATATTCATTATGACTCATCCAAAAATCTTGACATTTTTATGGGTTTGATTTCAGGTGCACTCATGCATGAATTATCAAATGATGGTGCTCGTAGGCAATTTGAGTTTTATTTAGAGGAAATGATCCTCCCTCTTATGGTGGCCAGTGCCCAGAGTGGTGAAAGAGAGTGTCATATAGTAGTACTCACAGATGATGATGTGGTCGATTGGGATGAAGAATACCCACCACAGATGGGAGAAGAATATTCACAGAGTAAGTATTAAAAGATGTTTTTTGTCTGGTGGACCAGGGCTGTTAATTTATCATCTTATCATTAGTATATTGGTTTTAActtcaatttaataaaataatacatttttattttggaattttatcACACATTACAGCTATCTTTTCTTTATCTATGAGTAATTCTTAGAAATTGCTTGTAAAGATAGTAATGGTTTGCTTCTAAAATGCTTTTTGGTCACTGTAGATTATAggtggcctctgacccagacgtCTGAATGAACTGGGCTTGTGGAAGTGAGTTTTGGTCTGAGGGAGCTTCATTTTGACAGCCTATCCATGTGTAGATGGTATTGTATTGTGACCCACACATACCTTTAAAGGACCACAgtatttatgctttttaaaagctttttatgCCCTTCAAAGacaatatattcatttaaaaaaaacccatttaGCTACTCTTATTTCTAATCATATTTTTAATCTCTCCCACCTCCCAATGAAACTTTTGATACTTTTGATAAATTACATATGAGGTATATATTCTCATAGCCAAATTACTAATGATTTAGGTTTTCTCTTAAATCAGAAGAAAATAGGGTAGAGTTCcaatgaaattttcatttttataaacatCTTCATTTGGTTCTTTTTGAAAGAGCCTATCAGGCACTCAAATTACTTAGCTTTATTTATAAAAGCCAAATTTTTTCCAGAACCAggataaaattgaatgtaagctTCAGAAAGCTTAAAGATTCTAAAACTCTTGGGGTTTTGGaaagggttgtttttgttttgtttcttttttttcctcattttaaatacATTATGATATTGTTTGATATAACCTTTTGggattctcaaaaaaatttttttttgtttataactACAAATTGCCATGGTGTTTCTAAAGGAATTTTTGTTGCATGATGTGCTCAGATGAGTgttgtgttctttcttgtaaacaatagTAGTACTAGATAGCTGATATCGCTGTATGTACCTTGGTCCTTGGATTAACCTCGTTTTTATGCCATGCTACATAAGTTGGACAAAATACTGCATTACCTGGAAGACATAAatgatacaaaattatttttaaaaaacctgtcaTTTTAGtaaaatgtactttaaaaaatttggggaattcatttttcaaaatcaaaACTTTCACTTGCAGAGGATGGATAAAAGTTTGAAATTATCTACTGACTatgaagttttttttccccctttcaaagAAGATTTTAGAAAGTTAAACTTTGAAACTTAAAGACTGAAAACATTTCTCCATAGTTCAACCAGAtacttttaattctttcttttctctgagacagaagatattttaaacaaaaaggaTTTATTTATAGATTAAGATAGTTCTGCCAGCTGTTTGCTTCTAATTAGGAAGTATATGAAATGACAGTGGTTGTGATATCCATTCTGGGAAATgacaaatcttgaatttttagcATTTATAAGAACATAGAAATAGATAAAAACTTGTTCCAGAGAAAGTGAGtattgaattattttccttttaattggaTCCTATAAACCAGCGTGTTTGTTTGTGAGcgtgtctttctttttttgcaaaaACCTTTGCAGTTCACCTTTTAAGGGAGATAACTCCACCTGAAAGAGAGAAGGCGAGGAGGGCCCATCTGTCTAACTCCCTGAAGTCCCCAGCACATTTGGAAGATTCATCATGTTGTCAGTGGAGTGTCTGTCCTTTGCAAAAGCCTGTTTGACCTAAACAGACTAACCTGAGCAGAACTTGCTTGATTCTGCCTTTTAACATCAGTATTGAGTGGGATGGCCACCTAGGTGGAGAACAGTTTGGGGGTCTGTACACTTCTTGGGAATTATAATAGTGGTTTAATCCATGAAATCTAGGAAGTGTTTTGTCTCTGCCCTTTGGAGATGGTAATCATCTAAATGGCTTTGTAACATGTCCTTCACTCTGCCTGTTTGGCAGGACTTTAGTCTGTGTCTGTTGGCCATTGTCTTTAAAGATACATGCACTTTTTTTGGTCAGGTCTATAAAATTGTCTTTTTAGAATTGGATTATTTTTCCTATGGATTGGGTTTCAGTATTAAGCTGCAGTGACCTGATGGATTATCAAAGCTTCTCTGGTTTCAACCCTGATAGAGATTTGCTTGTGTATTAACTCTACTGAACTTATTTTCTGTCATGTTGGCTAGTCATCCTTTGGCATCACTGCATCCATTGTGGGGTTTTAGGGTGATCAGGCCCCGCTGATTGTGGAGCAAGATGAATTTAAGGTAAAAAACATATGTAGATTTATTTctggttctaatttttaaaatctcttgctTTTTGTCCCCAGTTATTTATAGCACAAAGTTGTATAGATTTTTCAAATACATTGAAAATAGAGATGTGGCCAAATCTGTTTTGAAGGAGCGAGGTCTTAAGAAGATTCGATTGGGTATAGAAGGTAAGATATGCTTATTTTTTCTCAATGAGTCCtcgctaacttttttttttttggtaagggaaaaggggttaatacACATGCCTTTTTGAAAAAAGTCTGTTATGTTACTGTTATTAAGACTATTTTCCAAAAAAACAGATGGCCACCAACCATATGTAGTAGGATTTAGTAATGCTTTTTTAATTTGACAAATCACATTTCCTCCCAACAAACTTTTAAGGTAGTACAAGCATTAAACCTCTTTTACGTAGCTGAGAAAGCTAAGGTTCAGAGAGCCTCTAGTCATATTGCATGTATTGGAGCTAGGATTTAGAAATAGCCTTCTGACTTCAGATTTCTTGTTCTTTCTACCATAATAATAACTGATGAAAGGATAGTAAACATAATGTGACAATATTTCTATTTGTACCAATTATTTAGTATTCAAAATATTATCATTTCCCTCATTATACAGAGGAGGTAAAAATGATGAAGTGATCTAGCAGAACTGGGGGAGTTTTATTAACGTAACAATTCACAAAATACTCATTTTGAGCCCCTTTGGAAGGCAGTATGGTAAGCAGTGACCCAAATGAAAGTCCATGCTCTCCTGGAGTGTATAGTTTGTTGGAGGGAAATACCATAGGAACTGAACCTGTGATTACGTAAGTATAGGGAATTCCTACCTGGGGAAATGCCTTCTACCAGTGCAGATcagcactttctctgcaactctagtcttaaaaattttgcCTTGAGCACTTATGAGAGTGGAAGTGATCTGCCCAGTGTCTGGGTCAACATGTGTCAGGGATGTGGgagccattttttttcttagagctCTCTTCCAAATAAAAAAACCGACCCATAGCACTTGACCTCAGATGGTTTAAATTTCCTTTTGGAACTGACCCTTTGTTCTGTACTACTTATGGTGCATCTTTGAAATCCAATGGAGACACATTTGTGCTGTATTGTCCGATCAGCAGCTATAAAGGGTTTTTAAAGGCActttgcattttttaaacattcGTTTTCTGTAATTGTTATtgtcaaattattttcataaacatttcttttttgggCTGAAGGTAAGGAAGGGGATCCTGCACATGTCCTGGATTTTGTGTATGGCATAGCAGTGCCATTCCATACTTTGGTGCCCCATAATCCCTATTAGCGTTAGGAAGTAGTTCTTTCAGGATTATTTTTTAGTAGAAAATGAATTCATTGGATACTGAGAGCTCTTGTTGGATTGGCTCTTTAGGGGAAATCTTACTTCATCACTCACTTTTCTGTTCATGTTtctggaggtgggagggagactAGTTGCTATTCTAAAGTGGTACATTTTGTCTGCTGGTTTGTTTCTGTAGTTTCCCTTAAAGAATAAACCCCAAATGGCTTGGTAGAGGAGTTTGGAGATTTCTCCAGGAAAAAAATCTTCCTCAAAATATTTGGATTTTGTTTAACCTGCCTTTGTAACAAAGATTATACCTTGATACAACCCTCGGAAAATTGCCTCAGGGAAGAGCCCCAGTCCTCTTTCCTGAAGGTGATTCTTCTTTTCTGAGTAATCAAAGTGATGCCTTTATTGACTGTGTGACAGACATTTGGAACATGGAGGAAATTTAGACTGAGGCAACAGGGTTGCTTCCTGCTACTCTAAAGTCAGTTCTTGCTTTTCAAGTTCCAAGAAACCTAGGTAGTGTTTGTTGAGAAGATGATATTTTGGGAactggttttcttttccttttaaataagcGAGGAATTATGGCAAATTtattctttccactcttcttacTGTAAGAggccagtttttattttttattttgaagtcaCCCATACCTGACAGAACTACACCCAACTTTCTAGGCTCTTAGCAttacagctggaagggaccttccaTCCACTCCAAAAGCCCCAttttaaagggctttaaagggTAAAGAGACAAGAGACCAGGGGTATTTAAATGTCAACAGAAAGGATCAAGATGAGACCTCAGCTAGGGTTTATGGGATCGAGAGGGTTTGCTATGCCATCTAGTGGATAAATACCGCAGTACAGACAGGACCTTTTGTCCTAGGGAACTTTCTCAGAAATTTAAACAAACTTGTGTGGTTTTCTTGCTATAGATTTGTGCACATGTAGATGGTTCTATTTAAAGAAAGCCCAGTTTTGTGCCCAGTGTACATTTTTATATGGTCTGAGTGGTGGCTTTGAAACAAATGATTTTGAGCTGTGTGCCCTTTAATCAGTTTTTGGAAACACTTTGTTTTGCCTATCTTTGGGTAGACTTGGAGAGACTTCTTATGAGGGTAACACTATTATGGAGCCCGAGTCTTGTGAAAAGGAAGCTTTTCATTTGTTGACTCTCATTTGCAACTCATGTACGGTCCTTGCCAAGCCAAACCTGGGCACTTTTGCTTCATCTACATGTAGTTGACCCTGATGAAGAATGAGTCTTTTCCCATTGCCCTAAACATAAACCATTTGCTGTAGCTAAGCTCTGACTCTCGTTGCCTAGCATACTCCACTGTTATGTGGGAACAGGCCCAGATCGGATGTCATGTATCCAGTTCATACCCTGCTTTTGTCACTGCATGTGACCTTAGAGACTCTTCATTTGTGGTAAAAAAGTTTGGGCTAGATGCTTTCTCATTCTAGATCTTTAATCTTATGTACATACCTTTCTCTGCCTACAATACAGATTCCACCTTTCTGAATCCTCACCcatctctttaaatttttttcaatgttacCTCTTCTGAACTCTGGTTCTATTTATTACTCTTTTCCACTTCTTTGGCATTTATCACATAAATAGCCCCAGGACACCTCTTGCCTTGGTTTACTGCATAAATAGGCCAGTGAACCTAGGGACAAGGGAGATGCTTTTACATTAAAAAGTCAGGATTTTGATTGAAGAGGTGGCCATCTATTTATAATGTAAacttccatgtttttcttttttctcctttaagtaAAACCCTAGGAAAACTATACACTAGCTAGTTTACAAAACAAATGCTTCCTATTTTCTGTTAATAGCAACTAGTTTACAGTTTTTAAGGTTTGCTATGCGTTTCCTCTCCTCAACCATAGCTATTGCAAGTattgtcatcctcattttacaggtgattaAACTGAGGCTTTCCCACAATCTTAGAGtgtgaggctgtatttgaacttttGTCTCCTGAATTCGTCTAGCTGCCTTTGTGTGTCAAGCATTTACTATTCTGACCTGTGTTAAAAGTAtagataataaaacataaaagcaagaagagattttagaggtgAAGAAAACTTGAGATTCAAAGATGTCATTATTTTTTGCAAAATCTTTCCTTCAGGGTATCCCACTTACAAAGAGAAAGTCAAGAAAAGGCCTGGTGGGCGCCCAGAAGTAATCTACAACTATGTCCAAAGACCATTTATTCGTATGTcctgggagaaggaggaaggaaaaagtcgGCATGTGGACTTTCAGTGTGTGAAAAGTAAGTCCATCACAAACCTAGCAGCGGCTGCTGCAGACATTCCCCAGGATCAGCTGGTGGTCATGCACCCGACGCCTCAAGTGGATGAGCTGGATATTCTacctattcctcctcctcctggcaGCAATGAGATGGATCCTGAGGGACAGAGTCCAATGCTGTGATGGAGGCAGCCCATTCAACCAATGCTAGCATGCTCCTCTCTCACCAGTGATGCTGCCCTCATTCTTCAGCACTGCGATGCCACTGTCCTTCATTGTGAAATGCACACACCAGTGTTTAGGAGGTTGCAGtgtggactttttaaaaaaagaccaaaGGTATCAATCTGACATCCTGAGGTTCCActtatataaatgtatttgtttaCCAGTAGGTTTGTGAAATTGGTTCTTTGTATGCTGGACAGTTTTCTCACATTTAGAAATGGTGGGAT
This DNA window, taken from Monodelphis domestica isolate mMonDom1 chromosome 6, mMonDom1.pri, whole genome shotgun sequence, encodes the following:
- the BTBD10 gene encoding BTB/POZ domain-containing protein 10 isoform X5, which encodes MAGRLHPYDSNSSDPENWDRKLHNRPRKLYKHSRMFGSGREHNFTRPNEKGEYEVAEGIGSTVFRAILDYYKTGIIRCPDGISIPELREACDYLCISFEYSTIKCRDLSALMHELSNDGARRQFEFYLEEMILPLMVASAQSGERECHIVVLTDDDVVDWDEEYPPQMGEEYSQIIYSTKLYRFFKYIENRDVAKSVLKERGLKKIRLGIEGYPTYKEKVKKRPGGRPEVIYNYVQRPFIRMSWEKEEGKSRHVDFQCVKSKSITNLAAAAADIPQDQLVVMHPTPQVDELDILPIPPPPGSNEMDPEGQSPML